A single region of the Lysinibacillus sp. B2A1 genome encodes:
- a CDS encoding cobyrinic acid a,c-diamide synthase gives MQTNRFVLAGTGSGVGKTTFTIGLMKAIQNKGKVVQGFKCGPDYIDPTYHTTVTGRVSRNIDSWMFSQEAVRDIVARASMDADVAIIEGVMGFYDGKSPLSDEGSAADISVITESPVILIVNCASMARSVAAVVKGFQLLSDKPNIVGVIANQVGSVGHYEIAKAAIEQECGIPVIGYLKREKGIDIPSRHLGLVPAIERGELDSFFDKLGSLMAETIDLDQLLNLTKAPILQETGQLFAEEPSQNICIAVAKDAAFNFYYEENLALLRAKGATLQYFSPLANEAVPVEADGLYIGGGFPEEFAEALANNVEAKNSIREAISKGLPTLAECGGFMYLTEAITNNDGIRFDMVGVIPGEVAMQTKLAALGYREIFGTQHNFLIGTDEVAKGHEFHYSTYSGTHNTPAYQTKGRFGKKQEGYQEGNLVAGYTHFHFVSNPKLVDNWLAACKKVKNHD, from the coding sequence ATGCAAACAAATCGTTTTGTACTGGCTGGTACGGGAAGTGGCGTAGGTAAAACAACTTTCACTATTGGATTGATGAAGGCTATACAAAATAAGGGAAAAGTGGTGCAGGGCTTTAAATGTGGTCCTGATTATATAGATCCAACCTATCATACGACCGTAACGGGAAGAGTATCACGAAATATTGATAGCTGGATGTTTTCACAGGAGGCTGTACGAGATATTGTTGCGCGCGCAAGCATGGATGCAGATGTTGCCATTATTGAAGGCGTAATGGGCTTCTATGATGGTAAAAGTCCTTTATCTGATGAAGGCTCTGCTGCAGACATTAGTGTTATCACAGAAAGTCCTGTCATTTTAATTGTTAATTGTGCAAGTATGGCTCGAAGTGTTGCAGCAGTTGTAAAGGGCTTCCAATTGCTGTCTGATAAGCCGAATATAGTTGGTGTGATTGCGAATCAGGTTGGCAGTGTTGGTCATTATGAAATTGCGAAAGCTGCGATTGAGCAGGAATGTGGTATCCCTGTTATTGGATACTTAAAGCGTGAGAAGGGGATTGATATCCCTAGTCGCCATTTAGGACTAGTGCCTGCCATTGAACGAGGAGAACTAGATTCATTTTTTGATAAGCTTGGTTCATTAATGGCAGAGACAATAGATTTAGACCAATTATTGAACTTAACTAAGGCTCCTATTTTACAAGAAACAGGACAGCTATTTGCAGAAGAACCATCTCAAAATATTTGTATTGCTGTTGCAAAGGATGCGGCATTTAATTTTTATTATGAAGAAAACTTAGCGCTACTACGTGCCAAAGGAGCAACACTGCAATATTTCTCACCGCTTGCCAATGAAGCGGTGCCTGTGGAGGCTGATGGACTGTATATTGGCGGAGGCTTCCCAGAGGAATTTGCGGAAGCACTAGCTAACAATGTAGAAGCTAAAAATTCTATTCGTGAAGCAATCTCCAAAGGTTTACCGACATTAGCAGAGTGCGGGGGCTTTATGTATTTGACAGAGGCCATAACAAATAATGATGGTATTCGTTTTGATATGGTAGGTGTTATTCCTGGAGAAGTGGCCATGCAAACAAAGCTAGCCGCTCTTGGCTACCGCGAAATTTTTGGCACTCAACATAATTTCTTAATCGGTACTGATGAAGTAGCTAAGGGACATGAATTCCACTATTCAACATATAGCGGCACACATAATACGCCTGCCTATCAAACGAAAGGTCGTTTTGGGAAAAAGCAAGAGGGCTATCAAGAAGGTAATCTAGTAGCTGGCTATACACATTTTCATTTCGTATCAAATCCAAAGCTTGTTGACAACTGGCTAGCAGCTTGTAAGAAGGTGAAAAATCATGACTAA
- a CDS encoding siroheme synthase: protein MTNYFPIHINIEYKTVVIVGGGHVATQKVTSLLPAKANIVVVSPTLADSLLPLAQAGQITWREKEFEPRDLDDASLIIAATNDTLVNEAVQEAAQHWQLINRADAQTESDFITPATVRRGPLVLTVSTSGASPALARKIKADLEEQFDEVYDDYVCFLQQARLMIAAKFEKGQQRRASLQALLDPNLLEWTRRGEIDRREAYLQQLLMGEVQ, encoded by the coding sequence ATGACTAATTATTTTCCAATTCATATTAATATAGAATACAAAACTGTAGTGATTGTTGGAGGTGGGCATGTAGCAACACAGAAAGTAACATCATTGCTTCCAGCTAAAGCAAATATTGTTGTAGTTAGTCCAACCCTAGCCGACTCATTACTGCCACTTGCGCAAGCAGGGCAAATTACATGGCGTGAAAAAGAATTTGAACCACGTGATTTAGATGATGCATCACTAATCATTGCCGCGACAAATGATACATTGGTAAATGAGGCTGTACAAGAAGCTGCTCAGCATTGGCAGCTTATCAATCGTGCAGATGCACAAACTGAGAGTGATTTTATTACACCAGCAACCGTACGTCGTGGTCCTTTAGTGCTCACAGTATCAACGTCAGGTGCTAGTCCGGCATTAGCAAGAAAAATCAAAGCTGATCTCGAAGAGCAATTTGATGAGGTATATGATGACTATGTATGCTTTTTACAACAGGCACGCTTAATGATTGCTGCAAAGTTTGAAAAAGGTCAGCAAAGACGTGCCTCGTTACAAGCTTTACTAGACCCAAACTTACTAGAATGGACACGTCGTGGTGAGATAGATAGACGTGAAGCCTACTTACAACAATTATTGATGGGAGAAGTGCAATGA
- the cobA gene encoding uroporphyrinogen-III C-methyltransferase codes for MKDGMVYLVGAGPGDPKLITVYGLECIQKADVIAYDRLVNPKLLEFAKKDAELVYCGKLPGKHHLIQDEIHALLVEKAQEGKIVTRLKGGDPFVFGRGAEEAEVLKNHGIAYEIVPGITAGIAAPAYAGIPVTHRDYATSFALVTGHGREEKGQDFLNWTALATGIDTVAFYMSVGNIAYISRKLIEHGRKPSTPVAVIEWGTTDQQRTITGQLDEIASIIEREGYHNPSMIIVGDVVNVREKIQWFEEQGLAFS; via the coding sequence ATGAAGGATGGAATGGTGTATTTAGTGGGAGCTGGGCCAGGAGACCCCAAGCTTATTACAGTGTATGGGCTTGAATGTATTCAGAAGGCAGATGTTATTGCCTATGATCGTCTTGTGAATCCCAAATTGCTAGAATTTGCGAAAAAGGATGCGGAGCTTGTGTACTGTGGTAAATTACCTGGCAAGCATCACCTTATTCAAGACGAGATTCATGCACTACTTGTTGAAAAAGCGCAAGAAGGCAAGATTGTCACACGATTAAAGGGAGGAGACCCATTTGTTTTTGGTCGTGGTGCTGAGGAAGCCGAGGTATTAAAAAATCATGGGATTGCCTATGAAATCGTACCTGGCATAACAGCAGGAATTGCTGCTCCGGCATATGCAGGTATTCCTGTCACACATCGAGACTATGCGACAAGCTTTGCGCTCGTAACGGGTCATGGTCGAGAAGAAAAGGGACAAGATTTTTTAAACTGGACTGCACTTGCAACAGGTATTGATACAGTTGCCTTTTATATGAGTGTTGGCAATATTGCCTATATCTCTAGAAAATTAATTGAACATGGTCGTAAGCCATCTACGCCAGTTGCTGTCATTGAATGGGGCACAACAGATCAACAACGTACCATTACTGGCCAGCTTGATGAAATTGCTAGCATTATTGAACGAGAGGGCTATCATAACCCTTCTATGATTATTGTTGGTGATGTCGTCAATGTTCGAGAAAAAATTCAATGGTTTGAAGAGCAGGGACTTGCTTTTTCATAG
- a CDS encoding nitroreductase has product MTVIEALKNRRAIRNYTTQPVEKEKIEQILQAATYAPNDRMREPWHFYIIQDDAMKRYEEMANVYLQERFPTKPTLVESSLKVVQTTPVAIVVTADIVEDDVDATEDNVFAVCSAIMSMWLAAEELGLGFVWRTRGVGLVHDERMHNFIGASQTQKVVGTIFIGYPEEQELKDKKRTPFEEKTTWL; this is encoded by the coding sequence ATGACTGTAATAGAGGCATTAAAAAATCGTCGAGCGATTCGTAATTATACAACACAGCCTGTTGAGAAAGAGAAAATTGAACAAATTTTACAAGCAGCCACTTATGCGCCCAATGACCGTATGCGTGAGCCCTGGCATTTTTATATCATTCAAGATGATGCCATGAAACGTTATGAGGAAATGGCCAATGTTTATTTACAGGAACGTTTTCCAACTAAGCCTACTTTGGTAGAAAGCTCATTAAAAGTTGTGCAAACGACGCCTGTAGCCATTGTGGTAACGGCAGATATAGTGGAAGATGATGTTGATGCAACAGAAGATAATGTCTTTGCTGTTTGTAGTGCAATTATGTCCATGTGGCTGGCAGCAGAGGAGCTAGGGCTTGGCTTTGTCTGGCGTACACGTGGTGTGGGGCTTGTTCATGATGAAAGAATGCATAACTTTATTGGAGCAAGTCAAACGCAAAAAGTAGTAGGTACTATTTTCATAGGCTATCCAGAAGAGCAGGAGCTTAAAGACAAGAAGCGTACCCCATTTGAGGAAAAAACAACATGGCTTTAA
- a CDS encoding cob(I)yrinic acid a,c-diamide adenosyltransferase yields MARKGLFLVYTGEGKGKTTASLGVTLRAVGRGLNVRYMQFIKSPERTYGEQIALSKLGVEMEQMGIGFTWTKTPEEHRAALAKAWKKTKAALQDDTIDLLVLDELNNALAITKFPIDDVLPLAEVIEAIQQRPSTMHLVVTGRSANPALIAMADLVSTIEATKHYYDEGIPAVKGLEF; encoded by the coding sequence ATGGCTAGAAAAGGCTTGTTTTTAGTTTATACAGGTGAAGGGAAGGGCAAAACAACAGCCTCTCTTGGTGTTACATTACGCGCAGTTGGAAGAGGGCTGAATGTACGTTATATGCAATTTATTAAATCACCAGAGCGTACATATGGAGAGCAAATTGCACTAAGTAAGCTTGGCGTGGAAATGGAGCAGATGGGTATTGGCTTTACTTGGACCAAAACGCCAGAAGAGCATCGTGCTGCTTTAGCAAAGGCTTGGAAAAAAACAAAAGCAGCTCTGCAAGACGACACGATTGATTTACTCGTTTTAGATGAACTGAACAATGCGCTGGCAATCACAAAGTTTCCAATTGATGATGTGCTACCCTTAGCAGAAGTTATTGAAGCCATACAACAGCGTCCTTCTACCATGCATTTAGTCGTAACAGGTCGTAGTGCAAATCCAGCCCTTATTGCCATGGCAGATTTAGTATCAACTATTGAGGCGACAAAACACTATTATGATGAGGGAATTCCAGCTGTCAAAGGTCTTGAATTTTAA
- a CDS encoding cobyric acid synthase yields the protein MPAKSIMIQGTASDVGKSMICTALCRIFSDDGLKVVPFKSQNMALNSFVTQEGGEIGRAQGVQAEAARVIATTDMNPILLKPKQDMVSEVIVHGKHFLNMDAKSYRNQFVQEAMPIVEKSVRTLQNTYDVIVLEGAGSPAEINLKDRDIANMRMAHLADAAVVLVADIDRGGVFASIVGTLALLDESERARVKGLIINKFRGLRELLDDGIEWVERETGIPVLGVVPYVDVNIEAEDSLALSALRFKKPKPGEFAIDVAMIRLPRISNFTDVDPFFDEPEVGVRLIGNVQELGTPDLLILPGTKNTMDDLVWLKEQGFDQAIANLRQQGTKIIGICGGFQMLGETLLDPEAVEGNGDSAQGLALLPMETVFVGDKKTVQMTGKRGQDTLSGYEIHLGRTRILRDEVSPFLQLADGRVDGAVSADEQVIGTYFHGLFHNRHFTRQLINDLRIKKGLPALASDVKSDAERREDAYNMLAKHVRANLDIKKIYEIMNIEVSV from the coding sequence ATGCCAGCAAAATCAATCATGATTCAAGGAACGGCTTCTGATGTAGGAAAAAGTATGATTTGTACGGCGCTATGCCGTATTTTCTCAGATGATGGTCTTAAGGTAGTACCCTTTAAATCACAAAATATGGCACTCAATTCATTTGTGACACAAGAGGGCGGTGAAATTGGCCGTGCACAGGGAGTACAAGCGGAGGCAGCACGTGTTATTGCTACGACAGATATGAATCCGATACTGCTAAAGCCCAAGCAGGATATGGTATCTGAAGTCATTGTGCATGGTAAGCATTTTTTAAATATGGATGCCAAAAGCTACCGCAATCAATTTGTTCAGGAAGCAATGCCCATTGTAGAAAAATCTGTTCGAACTTTGCAAAATACATATGATGTCATTGTACTTGAAGGAGCCGGCAGTCCTGCAGAAATCAATTTAAAAGATCGTGATATTGCAAATATGCGAATGGCCCATTTAGCCGATGCAGCAGTTGTACTAGTTGCAGATATTGATCGAGGTGGAGTCTTTGCATCGATAGTAGGGACACTGGCACTGCTTGATGAGTCAGAGCGGGCACGCGTGAAGGGACTCATCATTAATAAATTTAGAGGCTTGCGAGAATTACTCGATGATGGTATTGAATGGGTAGAACGTGAAACGGGCATCCCTGTATTGGGTGTTGTGCCGTATGTCGATGTCAATATTGAAGCGGAGGATTCCCTTGCATTATCTGCTCTGCGCTTTAAAAAGCCTAAACCTGGAGAGTTCGCCATTGATGTAGCAATGATTCGTTTGCCACGTATTTCAAATTTTACAGATGTAGATCCATTTTTTGATGAGCCAGAGGTAGGTGTTCGTTTAATTGGTAACGTTCAAGAGCTAGGTACGCCTGATTTACTGATACTACCTGGGACAAAAAATACGATGGATGATTTAGTTTGGTTAAAGGAACAGGGCTTCGACCAAGCAATCGCTAACTTACGCCAGCAAGGAACAAAAATTATTGGCATATGTGGTGGCTTTCAAATGCTTGGCGAAACATTATTAGATCCAGAGGCTGTAGAAGGAAACGGAGATTCAGCGCAGGGGCTAGCATTATTGCCAATGGAAACAGTTTTTGTTGGAGATAAAAAAACAGTGCAAATGACTGGAAAAAGAGGTCAGGATACACTTTCTGGCTATGAGATTCATCTTGGACGAACAAGGATTTTGCGTGACGAAGTGTCACCATTCTTACAATTAGCCGATGGTCGTGTAGATGGTGCAGTAAGTGCTGATGAGCAAGTAATAGGTACGTATTTTCACGGCCTATTCCATAACCGTCACTTTACACGACAGCTTATCAATGATTTGCGTATAAAAAAAGGGCTACCTGCTTTAGCAAGTGATGTTAAAAGTGATGCAGAGCGTCGGGAAGATGCCTATAATATGCTCGCTAAGCATGTTCGTGCGAATCTTGATATTAAAAAGATCTACGAAATCATGAATATAGAGGTATCTGTATGA
- a CDS encoding methyltransferase, producing MTRKGPLAIDYEALWQEGMKDWHGQMPERMVDDQLEEQFWAQSIARKKTGKTDPYAAKIFQEIKKSIQPEDSVLEIGPGWGNYTFPFADYVQRVTCVDSSASILRYLQICMQDKQHVSYIHAKWESLADDEVEAHDIVIGVNCFYRMYEIKSALHHMNRLAKKRAIIGMTTGPIQPHYEVLHEKFGYEIKFPRRDYIEFLNLLYEMDIYAACNIIPLERVYEYESYEQLVTAQSKKILNTTFNRAHVEESLKPFIEEKNGRYYYRHDFHAALVSWEPK from the coding sequence ATGACAAGAAAAGGACCGTTAGCCATTGATTATGAGGCATTATGGCAGGAAGGTATGAAGGATTGGCATGGACAAATGCCTGAAAGAATGGTCGATGATCAGCTGGAAGAGCAATTCTGGGCACAATCCATTGCACGTAAAAAAACGGGAAAGACAGATCCCTATGCTGCAAAGATTTTTCAAGAAATAAAAAAGAGTATTCAACCAGAGGACTCTGTATTGGAAATTGGTCCCGGCTGGGGAAATTATACATTTCCATTTGCGGACTATGTGCAAAGGGTGACGTGTGTTGATAGCTCAGCCAGTATTCTTCGCTATCTTCAGATTTGTATGCAGGACAAGCAGCATGTTTCTTATATCCATGCAAAATGGGAAAGTCTTGCGGACGATGAGGTAGAGGCTCACGATATTGTGATTGGCGTCAATTGTTTTTATCGAATGTATGAAATCAAATCGGCACTTCATCATATGAATCGTCTCGCTAAAAAGCGAGCGATAATCGGAATGACAACAGGACCAATTCAACCCCATTATGAAGTTTTGCATGAAAAATTTGGCTACGAAATTAAGTTCCCACGAAGAGATTATATAGAATTTTTAAATTTGCTTTATGAAATGGACATATATGCTGCGTGTAACATCATCCCATTAGAGCGAGTATATGAATATGAAAGCTATGAGCAGCTTGTTACAGCTCAAAGTAAAAAAATATTAAATACTACGTTTAATAGAGCACATGTTGAGGAGTCACTCAAGCCCTTTATTGAAGAAAAGAATGGACGTTATTATTATCGCCATGATTTTCATGCGGCACTTGTCTCATGGGAGCCAAAATAA
- the rnz gene encoding ribonuclease Z — MQLHFLGTGAGMPSKERNTSALMVKLLDEIGEMWLFDCGEATQHQILHTPLKPRKVTKIFITHLHGDHILGLPGFLSSRSFQGGDEPLTIFGPKGLQQWIEQTFALSKTHLTYDIQFIEVHEGVIYEDAHFKVSAGELQHVVPCFGYRVEQKDLPGELLMEKVQAFGVPKGPLLGQLKNGKDVELDNGTIIHAKDVVSPPKKGFTLTILGDTKYCQESVLLANNADIIIHEATFDGTTSDLAASYGHSTNVEAAKVAQQADAKFLLLNHLSARFMPYDLPIFLAEAQAIFPQTALTSDQEVFTWHNNKLF, encoded by the coding sequence GTGCAACTACATTTTTTAGGAACAGGCGCAGGAATGCCTTCAAAGGAACGAAACACAAGTGCCCTGATGGTTAAACTTTTGGATGAGATAGGAGAAATGTGGCTGTTTGATTGCGGAGAGGCGACCCAGCATCAAATTTTGCATACTCCTCTAAAACCTCGTAAAGTTACGAAAATTTTTATTACACATTTACATGGTGATCATATTTTAGGTTTACCAGGCTTTCTAAGCTCTCGTTCATTTCAGGGCGGAGATGAGCCATTAACAATATTTGGTCCAAAGGGTTTACAGCAATGGATTGAGCAAACCTTTGCCTTATCAAAGACTCATTTAACGTATGACATACAGTTTATTGAAGTACATGAAGGTGTAATTTATGAGGATGCACATTTTAAGGTGAGTGCAGGGGAACTTCAACATGTTGTTCCATGCTTCGGCTATCGGGTTGAACAAAAAGATTTGCCTGGTGAGCTGTTAATGGAAAAAGTGCAGGCTTTTGGAGTTCCCAAAGGTCCATTACTAGGACAATTAAAAAATGGGAAAGATGTGGAGCTCGATAATGGCACAATTATTCATGCGAAAGATGTTGTCTCTCCACCCAAAAAAGGCTTTACGCTGACTATTTTAGGCGATACTAAATATTGTCAGGAGTCAGTTTTATTAGCAAATAATGCTGATATTATTATTCATGAAGCTACGTTTGATGGCACTACATCGGATTTAGCGGCCAGCTATGGACATTCCACGAACGTTGAGGCAGCAAAGGTAGCACAGCAGGCAGATGCAAAATTTTTATTATTGAACCATTTGAGTGCACGTTTTATGCCGTATGATTTACCAATTTTTTTAGCAGAAGCACAGGCAATTTTCCCTCAAACTGCTCTTACATCTGACCAAGAAGTGTTTACATGGCATAATAATAAATTATTTTGA
- a CDS encoding methyl-accepting chemotaxis protein — translation MRKSMKWKMLLEIMGIVVVIIGAFSIYIYQATYKSVKSNGEALASSIVMGIEGAIQSREKAEEIMEKEMIAESVMASYIIDQGATYEDLKAIAERGGIDEIWSTDDKGNTTVTSVAPTVDFNFGSDPNGQAAEYMQLLDGRAKEIVQKAQVRDVDDEFFKFVGVSSWNPATPQIIQVARHGQQLLDLEASIGSEYYINELNKYLSSTVLFAAIVDDKGETITATADKNLESIGFSPAQFSSTDATEFSGKYDGTRVTQYVKPLSNGTYLAVVVSNVVLSHILMGTIVASLIVVCVIFLTTGISISRQVTRILSVRNSLEEISKGEADLTKRINVKAKDEIGQLVASCNGMMENFQLIMRDLKQEASQIKEATYIIQENAYQTLNSSETIQEESSQVAQASFHQQKNTEDSAHSMEELARSIQHISESITEISTISRNTEENASNGLQIMNNLQNQLVQIHDKTNLSVESTHELEKLSGMIGEFTNVITGISDQTNLLALNASIEAARAGDAGKGFAVVAEEVRKLAEDSKVAADRISEVVINVQRETANIVTIIHSTAEVLQAGRDIVHEVQHSFEGITNDVQVLAEQVDLVSSSTEEIAASTEEVTATMEDVSLLAKQTSESVDAVAQKAKVQTTSMNEMTTIIDRLNTTAENLQHSAGRYKV, via the coding sequence ATGCGGAAATCTATGAAATGGAAAATGCTACTAGAAATTATGGGTATTGTTGTCGTAATAATTGGTGCTTTTTCTATTTATATTTATCAGGCAACATACAAAAGTGTAAAAAGCAATGGGGAGGCGCTTGCAAGTTCTATCGTTATGGGAATTGAGGGTGCTATTCAATCAAGAGAAAAAGCTGAAGAAATCATGGAAAAGGAAATGATTGCTGAGTCAGTCATGGCCTCCTATATTATTGATCAAGGGGCTACATATGAAGATTTAAAGGCTATTGCTGAGCGGGGAGGCATAGATGAAATATGGAGTACGGATGATAAAGGAAATACAACTGTTACCTCTGTGGCACCAACAGTTGACTTTAACTTCGGCTCTGATCCAAACGGACAAGCAGCAGAATATATGCAGCTTTTAGATGGTCGTGCAAAAGAAATTGTACAAAAGGCGCAAGTTCGTGATGTGGATGATGAATTCTTTAAATTCGTAGGTGTAAGCAGTTGGAATCCAGCAACCCCACAAATTATACAAGTTGCACGGCATGGGCAGCAATTATTAGATTTAGAGGCAAGTATTGGAAGTGAGTATTATATAAACGAATTAAATAAATATTTATCCTCTACCGTTCTATTTGCAGCTATTGTGGATGACAAAGGTGAGACAATAACAGCAACGGCGGATAAAAATCTTGAATCCATTGGCTTCTCACCCGCACAATTTTCATCAACAGATGCTACGGAGTTTTCAGGCAAATATGATGGTACTCGTGTGACACAATATGTGAAGCCTCTTTCAAATGGCACCTACTTAGCTGTTGTTGTTTCTAATGTTGTACTATCACATATTTTAATGGGGACAATTGTTGCTTCACTTATCGTTGTATGTGTTATTTTCTTAACAACAGGTATATCCATTTCAAGGCAGGTTACCCGAATTTTAAGTGTTCGTAACTCATTAGAAGAAATTAGCAAAGGTGAAGCCGATTTAACCAAACGTATCAACGTCAAAGCTAAAGATGAAATAGGTCAGTTAGTAGCATCTTGTAACGGTATGATGGAAAATTTCCAACTGATTATGAGAGACTTAAAGCAGGAGGCAAGCCAAATTAAAGAGGCTACATACATAATTCAAGAGAATGCCTATCAGACACTTAATTCATCAGAAACGATACAGGAAGAATCTAGTCAGGTTGCTCAAGCCTCGTTTCATCAGCAAAAAAATACCGAAGATAGTGCCCATTCTATGGAGGAATTGGCACGGAGTATACAGCATATTTCAGAATCAATCACTGAAATATCTACTATTTCTCGTAATACGGAAGAAAATGCGAGTAATGGCTTGCAAATAATGAATAATCTCCAAAATCAATTAGTTCAAATCCATGATAAAACAAATCTATCTGTTGAGAGTACGCATGAATTAGAAAAATTATCAGGCATGATTGGTGAATTTACAAATGTTATTACTGGCATTTCAGACCAAACAAACTTATTAGCTCTAAATGCGTCTATTGAGGCAGCACGTGCTGGAGATGCAGGTAAAGGATTTGCGGTAGTGGCAGAAGAGGTACGAAAATTGGCTGAGGATTCAAAAGTAGCAGCTGATCGAATATCTGAGGTCGTGATAAATGTTCAAAGGGAGACAGCTAATATTGTAACTATCATCCATTCAACTGCAGAGGTTTTACAGGCTGGACGGGACATTGTCCATGAAGTGCAGCATTCTTTTGAGGGTATTACGAATGATGTACAAGTTTTAGCGGAACAGGTAGATTTAGTTTCTAGTTCTACTGAGGAAATTGCAGCAAGTACAGAGGAAGTAACGGCTACGATGGAAGACGTTTCATTACTGGCAAAACAGACTTCTGAAAGCGTTGATGCAGTTGCTCAAAAGGCTAAAGTTCAAACTACAAGCATGAATGAAATGACAACGATTATCGATAGGCTAAATACAACAGCAGAGAATCTACAACATTCAGCAGGAAGATATAAGGTTTAA
- a CDS encoding acyl-phosphate glycerol 3-phosphate acyltransferase yields MNQQKMPPALLRLIVIFPNVLSYLLLIGLIIFVFTNYETLKATDNLTVWLIFIVVLAPAAAYTTFSIVKKIRAGHM; encoded by the coding sequence ATGAATCAGCAAAAAATGCCACCAGCACTTTTACGATTAATCGTTATTTTTCCAAATGTGCTGAGCTATTTATTACTAATTGGCCTTATCATTTTTGTTTTTACAAATTATGAAACATTAAAAGCTACGGATAATTTAACAGTTTGGCTTATTTTTATTGTAGTGCTTGCACCTGCTGCAGCCTACACTACCTTTAGTATTGTGAAGAAAATTCGTGCAGGACATATGTAA
- a CDS encoding transcriptional regulator produces MRKHTLGSLTWIRMMRFTTQSNQLSNEFLKRFDLTTAQFDVLIQIKTYAPITQSQLAEKVTVTQGGMSRMLARLEKEGLIERKQSWKTKTISLTAKGEQLIDAATPSQLHFQSSFFEEVLTEEEMKSLYTLMSKLEKYSREKKLPPL; encoded by the coding sequence ATGCGAAAACATACACTTGGGTCACTGACTTGGATTAGAATGATGCGCTTTACAACACAAAGTAATCAGCTATCTAATGAATTTTTAAAGAGATTTGATTTAACAACTGCTCAGTTCGATGTTCTTATTCAAATCAAGACTTATGCACCGATTACACAATCACAATTGGCAGAGAAAGTAACCGTCACGCAAGGCGGGATGTCTCGAATGCTTGCGAGACTTGAAAAAGAAGGACTTATTGAACGCAAGCAAAGTTGGAAAACGAAAACAATTTCATTAACTGCAAAAGGCGAGCAATTGATTGATGCTGCGACACCAAGTCAGCTACACTTTCAATCCTCATTTTTTGAAGAGGTATTAACAGAAGAAGAAATGAAATCTTTATATACACTTATGTCTAAGCTTGAAAAGTATAGTCGTGAAAAAAAATTACCGCCGCTGTGA